Below is a window of Psychrobacter sp. JCM 18902 DNA.
CTTTGATGGCGAAAACTGGATTTCTGATTTCCGTCAGAACAGCATCAGCCCATACAGTGGTGTCTATGCTTATACCACATGGCGTGATTCAAAATACGTGGATGACGCATCCGCATCAGATCGGAATATCTACCTTGCTATGAATGATAAATAAGACCTGATAAGTCAGCACAACATAGTTATTATTTCCTCCAACCCCAGTAGTGATCTTAATATCATTGCTGGGTTTTTTTGTGCTTAACATCAGGGTGTATTTAACCTTTCATGATTTGATCAGTCAGAAATGAACACTACTAATATCATTACTCATGACAAGAATTATCGGCAAGAGCCTTTAATATCCCACATGATACCGCTGGTGCACTACTTGCACATTTCTGGCGCAAAACAGTCAAGTGCTGCTTTAAGTGCATCAGTTCTTCCATTCGTATTTCTACAGCATAAATTTGCTTATCTAGTAAGGAGCTCACATCACCACAGTCTTTATCAGGTTCCTCCCAAAACTCAAGTAAGATTCGTACTTCGTCTAGAGCCATGTCAAGCGTACGGCAGTGTAGGATAAATTGTAGACGCTCAATGTGCTCTTCATTATATAAACGATAATTCCCTGCGCTGCGAGAAGGCTCAGGTAATAAGTGCTCCTTTTCGTAATAGCGAATGGTTTCCACTGTGGCACCTGTGCGTTTAGCGAGCTCACCAATTTTGATTGTCATAATAACCTCTATGATTTAAATAATTAAAGTGGCTATAAAGACTGGCGCTAGAGAAATTAAATTTTCAAAACTGAAGATAGACAACCTTGACTCTAAAGCCACTAGAGGGTTCATAATACCATTATTCAAAGGGTAAATTATTATGAAATATCATATTGAAGGTATGGACTGTGCCAGTTGCATCGGCAAGATTGAAACGGCTTTGAAACGTATGCCTGGGGTTTCTGATGTTGAGCTAAATTTTGCTACAGAAACGCTAGAGCTAAGCTTGGCCCCTGATGCGCCGACTCAGGCTAGTGATATTGAAAAAACCATCAAAAGCCTAGGGTTCGGTATATCTGCCAATACTGGTCAACAAACTGTATCGGCTATTGATATTGACAGCGACAATCAGATGGCTCCGCAGGATAAGCGGTGGTGGCAAACTCAAAAAGGCAAACAGGTTGTTGGTCTCGGTATTTTGATGGGCAGCGCTTATGCACTGTCACTACTGTTCCCCGCTTATGGGATATGGGTGTTTGCCATCGCTGTGATTGTAGGCGTTTTTCCATTTGCACGCAAAGCCTTAGCACTGGCTAAAACAGGTTCATTCTTTTCAATTGAAACGCTGATGTCCGTCGCCGTGCTTGGCGCACTTATCATTGGTGAAGCTGAAGAGGCCGCAGCGGTTGTCTTTTTGTTCTCAATCGGTGAACTGTTTGAGAGTATCGCTGCTGATCGCGCTCGCGCTGGCATCAGAGCCTTATCATCGCTGGTTCCGAAAAGTGCGATTTTACTTGATGCTCAAGGTGGGCAGCGTAACGTTCCAGCGACTTCACTACAAGTGAATGACCTTGTGCTGGTGCGTCCTGGAGATAGGGTATCTGCTGATGGTTCCATTGTTCAAGGTGCGTCCAGCCTTGATGATTCGCCCGTGACGGGAGAGTCTGTTCCTGTTGCCAAGACGATGGGTGACAATGTATTTGCAGGGTCAATTAACATCGATGGTGTGCTCCAAGTGCGCGTAGAAAAGACAGCCGCCGATAACACTATTTCGCGCATTATTGATTTGGTAGAGCAAGCGCAAGCTTCCAAAGCACCCACTGCCCGTTTTATTGAGAAATTCAGTCGTTACTATACACCGGCTGTGATGGCTATTGCCGCCCTAATTATCATCGTCCCACCGTTAACCATGGGCGGAGATTGGTCAACTTGGTTATATCGAGGTCTAGCCTTATTATTGATCGCTTGTCCTTGTGCTCTTGTGCTCTCAACACCAGCTGCTATCGCCTCTGGTCTAGCGGTCGGTGCGCGCCGCGGCTTGCTGATCAAGGGCGGTAGTGCTTTAGAAACCATCGGCCAAGTGAAGACAGTCGCTTTTGACAAGACAGGCACTTTAACTGAAGGTAAACCACGCGTGACCGATGTTGTTGACATTACACAAGAGTATTCAAGTGTTCAAGGTCAGGATTCTCAGGATCAGGGTTCTCAAGGTAAAGATAAGGTATTGGCGCTCTTTGCCAGTGTGGAGACAGGTTCTAGTCACCCGCTTGCTGAAGCTATTGTCAGTCATGCCAAAGCCGCCAAAGTTGTCATACCTGTGGCTTCTAAAGCTTCTGCTACTGCGGGTAAAGCGGTACACGCAACTATCGCTGGGCGCGCGCTAGCTATCGGTTCGCCTGTTTATGCCGCAGATGAGGCATCAATTTCAGCCGAGCAACAGGCACAAATCGAGGCGCTGCAAAATGAGGGCAAGACCGTCTCAGTTCTTTTCGATGAGCAAAGTCGAGAAGTGCTTGGATTGGTCGCACTAAGAGACGAGTTACGAGACGACGCTCATGAAGGTGTGGCTCAACTTAAAGCGATGGGTGTGCGCTCCGTCATGCTAACAGGCGACAACCGCTTAACCGCTCAAGCACTTGCCAGTAATTTAGACGTGGAATGGGAAGCTGAGCTGTTGCCTGAGGACAAACTGCGCTTGCTTAACGAGATGAAGAATAACAGCAAAATAGCGATGGTGGGTGATGGTATTAACGATGCGCCAGCACTAGCAACCGCTGATGTTGGCATCGCGATGGGTGGTGGTACCGATGTGGCCATTGAGACGGCCGATATCGCATTATTAAAAAGTCGTGTTACAGACATGGCCCATCTGATTGCACTTTCGCGTGCCACCATGCGCAACATTCATCAGAACGTCATTTTCGCTTTAGGTCTCAAAGGCGTCTTTCTGATCACGACCGTATTCGGCATTACTGGACTATGGATTGCGGTTCTAGCTGATGCTGGAGCAACAGTGCTCGTTACTCTCAATGCGTTACGTTTACTGCGCTTTAAAGGCGCGCCTCCACTGGTAACTCCGCCTAAAGTAGTTAAATAAAACCCTTCGAAATCAATTAAAAACTAGAGATAGCAGCAGATTTCGGGGGTGGGTTCTAATAATAAAAATTCCACCGCTACAGTAAACTGCAACCGCATTAGAGTAAATAAGGTTAGACCGTATGTTGATTACAGAATTGGGCTATTTTGCCTTGCTTACCGCTTTTGTATTGGCGTTATTGCAGGTAATTCTGCCAACTATTGGTGTTATTCGTAACCAAGTTGCTTGGCAACGACTAGCCCCTAGCTTAGCTTGGGCACAGTTTGCCGCCATGATAACGTCATTTGGCGCTTTGATAGCAGGTTTTTATTATAATGATTTTAGCCTCAGTTACGTCGCGCAGCATTCCAATACGCTGTTGCCTTGGTACTATAAATTATCGGCGACATGGGGCGGACACGAGGGCTCTTTGCTGCTATGGATGACCATCATGGCCACATGGTGTGCACTGGTATCATACTTTAGTCGCGGCTTGCCGTTATCAATGCGTGCGCGGGTATTAGTTATTTTGGCCGGTGTACAGTTAATGATGCTAACAATGCTGATATTTACCTCGTCACCGTTTGAGCGTACCTTACCCAATCTAGCGGTCGATGGCGCTGATTTAAATCCTGTCCTACAAGATTTCGGTCTGATTATTCATCCGCCCATGTTATATATGGGCTATGTGGGTATGGTAGTGCCTTTTGCATTTTGTATGGCGGCATTGTGGGAAGGGCGTTTAGATGCTGCTTGGACACGCTGGTCACGTCCATGGGCGCTCGCGGCTTGGGGATTTTTGACCATTGGTATTGCACTGGGCTCGTGGTGGGCCTACTACGAGCTTGGCTGGGGCGGTTGGTGGTTTTGGGATCCGGTAGAGAACGCCTCGTTTATGCCTTGGCTTGTCGGCTTAGCATTGCTGCATTCATTAGCAGTCACTGAAAAGCGCGGGGTGTTTAAAGCATGGACCATCATGCTGGCTATTTTCGCTTTTGCCTTAAGCTTGCTTGGCACGTTCCTGGTACGCTCTGGAGTCCTTACCTCAGTGCATTCGTTTGCCGCTGATCCGACGCGTGGTTTGGTCATCTTAGCTATTCTTGGCATTATCATCGGTAGTGGTCTATTAATGTTTGCCGTTCGCGGTTGGCGTTTGACGGTTGAGAGTCAGTATCAGCTGGTTTCGCGCGAGTCTTTCTTAGTCATTAATAACGCTATTATCTTGATTGCAACGCTCGTGGTATTGCTCGGTACACTTTATCCTATTATCGCTGATGCCTTTAGTCTCGGTCAGGTATCTGTAGGGCCTCCATACTTCAATGCGCTGTTTGTGCCTTTGACATGGCTGTTGTTAATCGCTATGGGTATGGGCTCTAATATTCGCTGGAAACAAGATAAGCGTCCGTTACTAGGGGTGGGTATCGCCATTGCCGCTAGTAGTATCGTATTGGCTGCTATTATCGCCTACTTTACCAGTCCATCTGCTATGTTCAATATTGGCGTGACTTTAGCGGTGAGCTTTTGGGTACTGCTATGGATGATCGTTGACTTTAGAGACAAAACCAAGAACGCCCCTAATTTCTTTAAAGGTCTGCGTCAGCTGCGTCTGAGCTATTGGGGTCAACAGACTGCTCATATTGGCGTATTGGTTGCTGTCATTGGCATAGCCTTTACTAGTAGCTTGAGTATTGAGCGTGACGTAGCAATGGGTATTGGCGATACAGTCAATGTTCAAGGTTACGATTTTGAAGTAACTGAATTTTTTGAAATAAAGGGGAGTAACTTTGATGCAACGCAAGCTGAGGTTGTAGTGACTAAGAATGGCCAAGAAGTGGCAACGCTATATCCTGAAAAACGTACGTATATTATCAGCACTATGCCAACAACTGAGGCCGCTATTGACCCCAATCTTATGCGCGATGTTTATGTCGCACTGGGCGAACCTATTGCCGATGGTAGTAACCAATGGGCATTAAGGATTTATGTAAAACCATTAATTCGCTGGATTTGGTTAGGGGCAATTATCATGGCTCTAGGTGGATTAATTAGCATGCTTGATAAACGATACCGCATCAAAAAAGTTAAAGCTCCATTGCTAGTTACTGGTGATCTGGCTACTGATGGAGTCAATGAGGTAGCTATTGAACAGGCAATCTCAGCATCGACGATGTCGACACTAAAGGAGAAATAAATGACTATGTCGAATAATACTCCTGAGCAAAAAGATAGCCAAAACAGTAAGCAGCGTAACCCAAAGACAATGAAAAAAAAGCAGACGAAGCTATGGTTCTTAATTCCGCTTATCCTCTTTTTTGGTTTGGTAGTTATATTGTACATGCGCTTAGGTAAACCAACAGACATTGTGACCAATACCGCTCTTGAGCGTCCGGTTCCTACCTTTGAGCTGCCGTTATTAGCAGATACTACCCGTACTATCACCAATGATAATTTGCCGGATAAGCCGTTTTTACTTAATGTTTGGGGCTCATGGTGCCCAACTTGCGTTATTGAGCATCCGTTTTTAATGCAACTAGAAGAGCGCGGCGTTGATATCGTTGGTGTGAATTATAAGGATGAGATTGGTAATGCGCTCAGTTACTTAAACCGAGGCGGTGATCCATTTTCTATGTCTATTCAGGATTCATTGGGTCAGTTTGCTCTAGACTTAGGCATAACTGGTGCGCCCGAAACCTTTGTTGTGGATGGAGATGGCATCATTCGTCAGCATATTGTTGGTGAGGTTAATGAAGCCAATTGGCAACAGCGTGTTAAGCCGTGCCTGACCGTACTTAATGAGGCTAATAAGAACAACGATAGTCCTGATCTCATTCAGGTTGAGGAGATGTGCAAATGAACGTTATTCGAATAAGAGCTCCTCAACTAAAACCCAATATAGTTTTAAAACTAGCAAGCTTAATACTAGCGTGTCTGCTTAACATGACGGCAAACGCAGCTATTGACGTATACGATTTTGACTCACCACAGCAAGAAGCTCAGTATCGTGGATTAATAGAAGAGTTTCGCTGCCCAAAATGCCAAAATCAAAACCTTGCAGCCTCTGATGCACCGATTGCACAGGATCTAAAGCAAAAAGTCTATGATTTAATTAAAGATAGACGTAGTGATGCTGAAATACGCGTCTATATGCAAGAGCGCTACGGTGACTTTATTAGCTACAAGCCGCCTATGCGACCATCAACATGGATCCTATGGTTTTTTCCACCACTATTATTGCTCGTCTTAATTATTGGTTGGTTTTGGCAAAGTAAGCGTCGCCAAGTTGTTGCCCGTGGTCAAAGCGGCGTCACAGTGAACAGTACTGCTGCCTTGACCTCTACGGAAAAGGCTGAGCTTGATCGTCTATTATCGCAAGCTGAGAGTGTCGACCACGACATTACTAGCCTAGAGGACAAAAAATGACTCTATTTTCTACTTTTGGCTTATTTGTAACTCTAAGCTTGCTGATTGCTCTTATATTTGCGCTGATTGCTATTATGCCATGGCTACGAGCACCGCGTTTGCAGTCCAAACCAATAGACAATCAACTGCTAGATATTAATGTTGCAGTATTTCGCGAACGTTTAGCTGAGCTACAAACAGATAAAGACAGCGGTACTATTAATAATAGCCATTATCAAAATCAAAAGCTGGAGCTTGAGCGTCAGCTATTAGATGCGCAGCGTCAGATAACACCTATGGTCACCCCTGATGTCAAAAGCCGTTTAATTGTCGCAGCTTGGATCCCAATATTGGCTGCAATGGCGTATTTACTAATAGGCAATCGTACGCCCGTGTTTGATTTGTGGACAGCTGAGGACAAAGTAGGACAAGTGGCTGACGACCTATTGACAGCTAAAATTGACAAGCCGCCATCATGGGCGTTTGAAGATGGTCGTCAACTGATTAGCGCCATGCAAACCAATGTTCATCGTAATGCTGATGATCCTAATCGCTGGATGCGCCTATCCGAGCTTTTCTTATCTATGGAGGCAACTGATTCTGCGCTGGAAGCCTTATCTCGTGCCTATCGTTTAGCTCCTGAAAATGAAGAAATCGCCACCACTTATGCTCAGACTAGCTTTTTCGTTAATGAAGGTCAGTTAGACGCCAATATTCGCCGTGTATTACAAGCTATATTAGCTAAGAATCCGCAGCATGAACGGGCTCAAATGCTCATGGCAATGGGTGAGACTCGTAGTAGTAACTTTGCCCAAGCGCAAGGTTGGATTAAACGCTTACAAGGCAGCATTGTGGCCAAACCAGGTGATCATACTAAAGCTTTAGCAAGCTTAGATGAGTTAAGCAACTACGTTAGCACGCAAGAAAAGCAAGCGCTAGAAGGTATTGACGTGACAGTGAAAATTAACGCTAATTTATTACCGTTAGTGAAAGCTGATGATGTGTTGTTTGTTGCGATACGTGACGTTAAAGGAGGTCCACCGTTTGCCGCCAAACGTTTACCCATTAGTGTTATTGAGCAAGGTGAGGCCAGTATCCGCTTAAGCAATCTTGATGCGATGATGCCAGATCGCACGTTAAATTCAGCTCGTAGTGACAAAACTCAGTTAGCAGTCGTTGCTCGTATTAGTCATAGCGGTAATGCCATAGCAGAGTCAGGCGACTTATCGGGTAATCCGATAGTGATTAGTGCTGAACAGACTCAGGTTAATATTGAAATCAATCAACAGATTCCCTAATAAAAAATTATTACCGTAAGTTTCATAATACCAGAGCGGTAAGTGGAGCCGTTTTTAAAAGTGGCGCTATTAATAGTCGTATACTAAAAACATATACGTTTAACATTGTTCATTGTATAAACACAGATAAAGAAAACAACTATGACTGAATCTACCGACAGATTAGATAGTACTAAATTGAATAGCGTTGAATCGGCTAGTACTAATATTGCTGACAATAAAGTACCTATAGCTGTGAGTAGTACTCATCAATCAATTGACTCTAAAACCATGAATCATACGCCTAAAGCTATGTACGTAACCTCAGGCAACTCGATAACACCTAAAGGTAAGTTGAATAAAATGCCAAAAATGGTTGCCAATGGCAGTCGCGCTTTTATCTGGTATTTGTTGGCGATAATGGTATTAATACTTGATCAATGGACTAAGTGGTTGGCCCAAACCAAATTAGCGTTCAATGACCCCGTACCGGTCATTGAACCATTTCTCAACTGGACACTCGCTTATAACTATGGGGCAGCATTTAGCTTTTTAGCCGACGCTGGCGGTTGGCAGAAATGGTTTTTCTCAGGCTTAGCTTTTGTAATGGCTATCTTTTTAACGGTTTATTTAATCAAAGCGCCACGTGCAGCCAAGCTATTGTCCATGGGGTTAGCCTTAATGCTCGGTGGTGCGATTGGCAACTTAATCGATCGTTTAAGAATTGGTAAAGTGGTTGACTTTATCCATGTGCATTATGCTGATGTCTGGAATTATCCTATTTTCAATGTTGCAGATATAGGTGTCTGTGTCGGTGTCGCATTGATTATAATTGACATGATATTTTTAGAAAGTAAGCGTAATAAATAAGCACATTGATGCCGATTATCACAAACAAAATGAACTAGCGTCGTAGTCACTCTATACGGAAAAATACTTTTTATACTTGAGTATGTTTATAAAATGTGAACTGGAAGGTAATGTATGACTGGTATAGGTACTCACTCATTTTAGGTCTTAAAACCCAATACTTAAAAGCTCTGCGTAGAGCCATTATTATAGAGACATTGAATAATCCATAAATTCTTTATTGATCATAACAAAAGGAAAATACAGTGTCACAGGCTCAGCCAACTATTGAAAAAATTCACAGCCTTAGAAAAAAACAAGAGACCGCGTTAAAAAGTCTTACCCTTATAGGCTACCTAGAAGGCACCTCTTTCTTATTATTGCTCTTCATCGCCATGCCACTAAAATATATGCTGGATATTCCAGAAGGTGTGAAATACATCGGTATGGCACACGGTATTTTGTTTATTACCTATATCATAATACTTATAGGCTCAGCTATCAAAATGAAAATGCCTCTTTGGGCAATACCTGCGGGCGTACTCGGCTCACTCTTACCTTTTGGCCCATTTATATTCGATCATTTACTAAAAAATAACTTACAGAAAAGTGTAAGTAAAGAAGCCTAGAACAAGCTCTGCTACAAATGATACAAATGATACAAACGTATATTATTACTCAAGATTATTTTTCCTAACTAAATTACAAGCCGCCATCACTCATCATGGCGACAAATGAATAATATTGAGCAGAAATTAATCACAATAAAACTTTGATTCAGACCCAGTATGAATAGTCTTACACTCTAGTTACTTTTCCAACTTATCTTACATACTATCGACAAACCCGTCTTGTTTAAAAGCTAAACAGGTTTTGTCATCCGCGATGGATTTCCTGTTATCGTAGGGTATACCCCAAGGAAACCAGTTATTTTACCTTTCAAACCTATTAACAGACTACTTAAAGCAGACTGTTAGCATGGAACCATCTATAACAGACTTTTGAATTATAAGACTGGCTGCTGTGCTTTTTTCCTATCATTAGCCTATACCCAAAACATAAAACCTTTAAATGATAATCTATCTATCATTAGACTTTTTATATTATTAAATGATAGTAATATCTTGTTATTATCAATGAGCACTAATTATTAAGTCTAAATAATAGAGGTGGGTTATGACTGTTCGTATTTATGTGAGAGCCAGCACTAAGGATCAAGACGCTACCAGAGCATTGGCTGATTTGGTGGCTTTCAGTACAAGTTATGATGATAACCATGTTGAGTACGTCGAGCATTTCAGTGGTACAAAGCTCGATAGACCATTATTAGCCAAGCTGCTAAAGGACGCTGAGCAAGGCGATATTCTACTGGTTGAAAGCGTGGATAGATTAAGCCGATTATCTCAAGATGATTTTGCAATTCTAAAGCAGCGTATCAAAGACAAAGGCTTGCGATTGGTGGTGGCTGATCTACCAACGACGCATACAGTTAATAATGGCATGACAGGTGAGATCCTAACAGTGATTAACCATATGCTGATCGACTTATTAGCAACGATGGCAAAGCTTGATAACGACAAGCGTAGAGAGCGTATCAAGCAGGGATTGGCTAACAGTGGCTATAAGCCCTCCGGTAAGAAGCCTAATACAACGAAACACAATCGTATTAGAGAATTAGACAGTCAAGGCAATATGACAAAAGAGGAAATCGCTAAGGCAGTTGGTGTTGGCGTAGCTACTGTTTACCGGGTGTTAAAGCCAGGCTCATAGCTGAGGTATTTTATTTTATTTTTGTTCATAAACAGCTGATATATAAGGCTTTACACGCGAGGCAAGAAGGCTTTATTTGCAGAAATAGGTACTCTATTACTACGTAGCTGTGTTAAGAACGGTGTATTTTCATCATTCAATTTCGTTCAATTATGCCCACTTAAAACGCCCTTCGATCTTTATCTAAAGACATCACAGCGTCATATAAAAATCGATTTAATGCAATGAGGCTTCATTATAATCATTATATTGCATTCATAATCGCTTTTCTGCAAAATGGCTTATCTATAATCGCTTGAGCCCCTCATGATGAATACCCCTACTTCAGACCCTATTGGCGCAGCATGGCTTATCCGTTATGCCAGCATCGAGCTGGTTTCGCCTTTATATGTCAGCAGTAGTATCGGTGGGCGCAGGCAAACCTATAAAGACGGTGATGTCATCCATAATGCTTATCAGGAAACCGCGCGTCCACTGGACACGATCATTGCGCACTTACAGTTTCACATGCGTCATGAAGTACTGAATTTGGAGTTACTGGCTCGTCTGTTTGAGCAGATAGGGGCTAATGACGTACAAGCATGGGTAAACGCTGAGCCCACAGGCAGCTATGCCCGTAGAATGGCTTTCTTGTATGAATGGCTCATGGGTCAGCAGTTAGCAGTACCGAGTAATTTAGGCGGTAACTATGTGGATGCTCTAGATGCTAAGAAGCAGGTTACTTCAAGCCCTGCGCATGTCATAAAGAATGCTCGTTGGCGTATCAATGACAATCTTGCAGGAACCCGTCATTTCTGTCCTCAATTGGTGAAAACAGAGTTGTTTACGCAAGCCGCTGCACTCGATATTGCCACAATGGTTGACAAGCTGAACGATGAATTTGGGCAAGACTTACTGATGCGTGCCTCCGTATGGATGACATTACGAGAGAGTAAAGCCAGTTTTACTATAGAAGGTGAAGGGAAAGAGTTAAAACGTATTGAACGTTTCGCCGATGTGATGGCACGGCGTACCGGCAAGGGCGATATTCCGCTTGATCCTGAGTCGCTAGCAGAGTTGCAACAAGAGATACTTGGTAGCAAAACGGTCATCCAGCAGTATGGCGTCCGTCAATCTCCAGTTTTTGTGTCGCATACCCAGGTGAATGGCTTTAAAGAAATTGTGCATTATATCGCGCCACCTGCTGATGACATTGCTAATAAGCTAGCAGGATTACAGGTATTTATGGAGAAGACTGAGGGACAATCAGCACTGATGCGTAGTGCTGTTGTCTCCTTTGCCTTTGTGTATATTCATCCATTAGCGGATGGCAATGGCCGCGTACATCGCTTTTTAATTAATGATGTCCTTAGACGAGACCAAGTCATTCATGAGCCGATTATCCTACCTATATCACAAGCCATTGCTGAGCATCCCTCAGACCGTCATGCCTATGATAAAATCTTAGACCGTGTCTCTGTGCCCCTTATGAAGCAAATCCGTGATCATTACAGCTTTGATAAACAAGCGATTACTTACCCTGATGGTATTCGCTCAAACTTAAATTTTGAAGACAGTCACCTTATTCAACCGGCATGGCGCTTTATGGACCTGACGCCTCATGTTCAGTACTTATCAGGACTGATTGCGCATGTTATTGAAAAAGAGATGCATAACGAGTCACAGTACCTAAGACAACATGACCATGCACGACTGGCGATAAAAGAGATTATTGAGATGCCCAACAGCTATGCCGATAGAATCATTCGCAGCATGCTACAAAATAAAGGTGCTAAAAGTAATAAGCTACTTAAGGATTATCCGTTTTTGGCAAATGAGGCAGTTTGGGATGACATTTTTGCTGTCGTTGTAGAAACCTTTAAAGATGAGACAGATGATTTGAATAGGTAGGGGAAACCCTGCTATACGCAGGGAAGCCTACTTTGATAATCAATCTGGTATAAATATCATCGTTGCGATGATGATTCGGCTATAAGAGATTCGGCTGAAATACCATAGCCTAAAACGTAATCAATATTTTTCTTGACCCTATTTACGCTAATAAACTACTTAAAACAGACTGTATAAAAGGAACTGCTGATAACAGACCATTGTAATTTGACAAGCCTTGATACAGATAGTCAAAATGATTTTGAGTATTTGAGTATTTGAGTATTTGAGTATTTGAGTATTTGAGTATTTGAGTATTTGAGTATTTGAGTATTTGAGTATTTGAGTATTTGAGTATTTGAGTATTTGAGTATTTGAGTATTACTTCGCTTCTTTAGTTATGATAACCCCAGTTCGGGATAAGCGCTCAAAAAAGATAAAAAAGAAGTCCAAAGTTGCTAAAGTAAGTTTACCAAGACAAACTTCACAACAAGGACTTCTTACATGGACAACCTAACCGAACTATACTGCCATATTGACGACTTTTATTAGCAATTCAAACCTGAGTTTGACGCTCACTTAATCGCAACGGGACACCAAAGGTTAAGAGCATGCCAGATAAGTGTAGCAGAGATTATGACCATCTTGGTACTGTTTCATCAACGGCGGTATCGACAGTTTAAGTCTTTTTACTACCACCATATGCATGGCATGATGAAACAGGAGTTTCCAAACCTGCCGAGCTACTCACGATTTATAAAGCTTATGCCGCGCAGTATCATGCCACTGTGTGCCTACTTGCAAAGCATGATGGGCGACTGTACAGGTATCAGCTATATTGATTCAAC
It encodes the following:
- a CDS encoding DUF3817 domain-containing protein, with product MSQAQPTIEKIHSLRKKQETALKSLTLIGYLEGTSFLLLLFIAMPLKYMLDIPEGVKYIGMAHGILFITYIIILIGSAIKMKMPLWAIPAGVLGSLLPFGPFIFDHLLKNNLQKSVSKEA
- a CDS encoding recombinase family protein → MTVRIYVRASTKDQDATRALADLVAFSTSYDDNHVEYVEHFSGTKLDRPLLAKLLKDAEQGDILLVESVDRLSRLSQDDFAILKQRIKDKGLRLVVADLPTTHTVNNGMTGEILTVINHMLIDLLATMAKLDNDKRRERIKQGLANSGYKPSGKKPNTTKHNRIRELDSQGNMTKEEIAKAVGVGVATVYRVLKPGS
- a CDS encoding Fic family protein — translated: MMNTPTSDPIGAAWLIRYASIELVSPLYVSSSIGGRRQTYKDGDVIHNAYQETARPLDTIIAHLQFHMRHEVLNLELLARLFEQIGANDVQAWVNAEPTGSYARRMAFLYEWLMGQQLAVPSNLGGNYVDALDAKKQVTSSPAHVIKNARWRINDNLAGTRHFCPQLVKTELFTQAAALDIATMVDKLNDEFGQDLLMRASVWMTLRESKASFTIEGEGKELKRIERFADVMARRTGKGDIPLDPESLAELQQEILGSKTVIQQYGVRQSPVFVSHTQVNGFKEIVHYIAPPADDIANKLAGLQVFMEKTEGQSALMRSAVVSFAFVYIHPLADGNGRVHRFLINDVLRRDQVIHEPIILPISQAIAEHPSDRHAYDKILDRVSVPLMKQIRDHYSFDKQAITYPDGIRSNLNFEDSHLIQPAWRFMDLTPHVQYLSGLIAHVIEKEMHNESQYLRQHDHARLAIKEIIEMPNSYADRIIRSMLQNKGAKSNKLLKDYPFLANEAVWDDIFAVVVETFKDETDDLNR